The Vicinamibacteria bacterium genome includes a window with the following:
- a CDS encoding FHA domain-containing protein has protein sequence MTSLWLLPPDGDPIRVDGDRSVVGRDPHVDVVVNDNSVSRKHAVIERDSDTWIVADQKSANGTWIDGQRVIRAILKPGQQVRFGAVSFDISLEKPASRGRAGQTAEPPPPPRRPQPPPAPHDSTRAAPPPRRGHPPAAGGSSLEEAAELLGVLAGAPKHEIRKKYQKIYNDYQIRLTNAPTPSLKRMYQKNLQDLKAAAELLSPGILDDGA, from the coding sequence ATGACCAGCCTTTGGCTCTTACCCCCGGACGGCGATCCCATCCGGGTCGATGGCGACCGCAGTGTCGTCGGACGGGATCCCCACGTGGACGTGGTCGTCAACGACAACTCGGTGTCCCGCAAGCATGCGGTGATCGAGCGGGACTCGGACACTTGGATCGTGGCCGACCAGAAGAGCGCCAACGGCACCTGGATCGACGGCCAGCGGGTCATCCGCGCCATCCTCAAGCCTGGCCAGCAGGTCCGGTTCGGGGCGGTCAGCTTCGACATCAGCCTGGAAAAGCCGGCCTCCCGTGGCCGGGCGGGCCAGACCGCCGAACCCCCCCCGCCCCCCCGTCGGCCCCAACCTCCCCCAGCCCCGCACGACTCGACCCGCGCCGCTCCTCCCCCCCGGCGCGGACATCCTCCCGCGGCGGGGGGGTCGTCGCTGGAGGAAGCGGCCGAACTGCTCGGAGTTCTTGCCGGTGCGCCCAAGCACGAGATCCGAAAAAAGTATCAAAAGATCTACAACGACTACCAGATCCGCCTGACCAACGCTCCCACCCCAAGCCTGAAGCGTATGTATCAGAAGAACTTACAGGATCTGAAGGCCGCGGCAGAGCTTCTCTCGCCCGGAATCCTAGACGACGGGGCCTGA
- a CDS encoding FHA domain-containing protein, whose product MANLRLIGETGTELEFTLDRTLVGREATCDVVVEDKSVSRKHAVIEHRGEGWTVVDQGSANGTFVNGQKVAEAELHDGHELRLGMVNFRVEIEAGLMGTVLMTTPETSGTVLMTTPEISPPPRAPAPAPVRAAAPPLPGPVRSGPASSAAPPAPARNAEDEAADVLGVHAGASPYEIKERYEELSRDLQLKLANAKTPVLKSTYEKNLASLSKAFHVLSPEASPLDHLADLPSAQPVVDPDLLESEERRAEVEVPPLPEAAHAKGASVLPPATSVFVFAATGFIALFAFFSLSAGKNRTAIKKMEEGSELQNLRQAAAKYEMAGLLQKNGALRNGKLKLCNKSGSSLAINWLGAMYVAKDDLPGIADRKLAEEASGYKLTTYNSQFCGRDFKLVLEPGAERVVELSSQEPRCAFDGSALVYAFSLRRPAAAAPEAPSEEKAPRKAKKGGGASEQAEKKPGDPGTQTWLSGLTYGRQECVNIGVGW is encoded by the coding sequence ATGGCCAACTTGCGCCTCATTGGGGAGACGGGAACGGAGCTGGAGTTCACCCTCGACCGCACGCTGGTGGGGCGCGAGGCCACCTGCGACGTGGTCGTGGAGGACAAGTCGGTCTCCCGCAAGCACGCCGTGATCGAGCATCGTGGCGAGGGCTGGACGGTCGTGGACCAGGGCAGCGCCAACGGAACCTTCGTGAACGGCCAGAAAGTGGCGGAGGCCGAGCTGCATGACGGTCACGAACTGCGCTTGGGCATGGTCAACTTCCGCGTAGAGATCGAGGCCGGGCTGATGGGCACCGTGCTCATGACCACTCCCGAGACGAGCGGCACCGTGCTCATGACCACGCCCGAGATCAGCCCTCCCCCCCGGGCGCCCGCCCCTGCCCCCGTCCGCGCTGCCGCCCCCCCCCTGCCGGGGCCGGTCCGGTCGGGCCCGGCTTCCTCGGCCGCACCCCCGGCCCCCGCGCGGAATGCGGAGGACGAGGCGGCCGATGTCCTTGGCGTGCACGCGGGGGCCTCACCGTACGAGATCAAGGAGCGGTACGAGGAGCTTTCCCGTGACTTGCAGCTCAAGCTCGCCAACGCCAAGACCCCGGTCCTGAAGAGCACCTACGAGAAGAACCTGGCCTCTCTCAGCAAGGCCTTTCACGTTCTTTCGCCCGAAGCTTCCCCCCTGGACCATTTGGCCGACTTGCCCTCGGCCCAGCCGGTGGTGGATCCGGACCTCCTGGAGTCAGAGGAGAGGCGGGCGGAGGTGGAGGTGCCGCCCCTACCGGAAGCCGCCCACGCCAAGGGTGCCAGCGTGTTGCCCCCCGCAACCAGCGTGTTCGTGTTCGCGGCTACGGGTTTCATCGCCCTCTTCGCGTTTTTCTCCCTGAGCGCGGGCAAGAACCGGACCGCCATCAAGAAGATGGAGGAGGGCTCCGAGCTGCAGAACTTGCGGCAGGCCGCGGCCAAGTACGAGATGGCTGGACTCCTTCAGAAAAACGGCGCCCTCCGGAACGGCAAGCTCAAGCTCTGCAATAAGTCTGGAAGCTCGCTGGCCATCAACTGGCTGGGCGCCATGTATGTGGCCAAGGATGACCTGCCCGGCATCGCCGACCGCAAGCTCGCGGAGGAGGCCAGCGGCTACAAGCTAACCACTTACAACAGCCAGTTCTGTGGCCGCGACTTCAAGCTGGTCCTGGAGCCGGGGGCCGAGCGCGTGGTCGAGCTCAGCTCGCAGGAGCCCCGTTGCGCGTTTGACGGCTCCGCCCTCGTCTATGCCTTTTCCCTGCGGCGGCCGGCGGCAGCCGCGCCCGAGGCCCCCAGTGAGGAGAAGGCACCGCGAAAGGCCAAGAAGGGTGGAGGGGCTTCCGAGCAGGCCGAGAAGAAGCCGGGCGACCCCGGCACCCAGACCTGGCTCTCAGGGCTCACCTACGGCCGTCAGGAGTGCGTCAACATCGGGGTGGGTTGGTAA
- a CDS encoding DUF481 domain-containing protein, translating to MRHPFRAAAVAALAFAFGILPASSRAETKPVGWSANINLGAVLTQGNTETVSATLKARVERNWLRTLFYIDGSGMRQDATDNTSYAVGDASFVQPNGGAPGKVCTGTCVVFPNSVRSTKAEKYSFDMGFERRITERVFWDAEGAYDRDLFSGVQRKVAGRLGVGYVWSSRDNGDFKLGVQATYTDQQEINPNPDTKDHYVGGRVTAEYDVKFGMTKQNTFNSKLAADEDLQVTNDFRTTWDNTLTVNMTQKLSLQVGDKLAFRNLPALNTIPLFASQALAQAAGASGSGQTLTPFKKVDNTVQVTLVISWTPHAPTASRPTR from the coding sequence ATGAGACACCCATTTCGCGCTGCCGCCGTGGCGGCTCTGGCCTTCGCCTTTGGGATCCTCCCTGCGTCTAGCCGCGCGGAGACCAAACCCGTGGGGTGGTCAGCCAACATCAACCTGGGAGCCGTATTGACCCAGGGCAACACCGAGACCGTAAGCGCCACCCTGAAGGCCAGAGTCGAACGAAACTGGCTGCGAACCCTCTTCTACATCGACGGATCGGGCATGAGGCAGGATGCCACGGACAACACCTCGTATGCCGTGGGGGACGCTTCGTTTGTCCAGCCGAACGGCGGCGCGCCGGGAAAAGTCTGCACCGGCACATGTGTGGTTTTCCCAAACTCGGTACGGTCGACGAAGGCGGAGAAGTACTCATTCGACATGGGCTTCGAGCGACGGATCACTGAGCGCGTCTTCTGGGACGCGGAAGGAGCCTACGATCGGGACCTGTTCAGTGGTGTGCAGCGCAAGGTGGCCGGGCGACTGGGCGTAGGCTACGTCTGGAGCAGCCGGGACAACGGCGATTTCAAGCTGGGCGTGCAGGCCACTTACACGGACCAACAAGAGATTAACCCGAACCCGGACACCAAGGACCATTACGTGGGTGGTCGCGTGACCGCGGAGTACGACGTCAAGTTCGGGATGACCAAGCAAAACACCTTCAACAGCAAGCTCGCCGCGGACGAGGACCTTCAGGTCACGAACGACTTCCGAACTACCTGGGACAACACCCTGACCGTGAACATGACGCAGAAGCTGTCCCTCCAGGTGGGCGACAAGCTGGCGTTCCGCAACCTTCCGGCCTTGAATACGATTCCCCTCTTCGCTAGCCAGGCCCTGGCCCAGGCCGCGGGGGCGTCGGGTAGCGGCCAGACCCTGACCCCTTTCAAGAAGGTGGACAACACAGTGCAGGTAACACTGGTGATCAGCTGGACGCCGCACGCACCCACCGCCTCGCGGCCGACTCGGTAG
- a CDS encoding Hsp70 family protein gives MKVGIDLGTTYSLVAEMDVEGRPNLIPDQADPEVFHTPSVVHVAQSSAFVGSLAEALLENDPTIQVVRFFKRHLGIPEPLFYDEKGSGWLPEAFSALVLKKLVFDAENASSGRVERAVITVPAHFNDPQRKALLNAAALAKVTVLGLVEEPVAAALHYGVETSTRDKILLVYDFGGGTFDATALSMDASGVYVLAKTGLTELGGKEIDEKVGEMVLNQFQKALGKPIATGARTLLDLRRVSEEIKIELCMPGKKAVRKLVLLGGQAVEVEIRLGEFEAAIKEIVDQTEAETVRCVREAGLQPGDVNHLLLVGGSSLVPMAEARLRQMFSKPGQNVLYHEPSKAVAYGAAIHASQLSGEAEMFHIPPELKGVSGYHVGVRTVDPASGRVAVDPLIKKNMTLPIKVRKTYYTSRPKQERIVLDFVQYRDAGEKLVSLGHLVVGPLGAPRQNYPVELTTEYRVDGTIAAEAYDAQTGMELAAVFGGDEEGGTANLALQKSLVDATVINNIIT, from the coding sequence ATGAAGGTAGGAATCGACCTCGGCACCACGTACTCGCTCGTTGCGGAGATGGATGTCGAGGGGAGGCCCAACCTCATCCCCGACCAGGCGGATCCCGAGGTGTTCCACACCCCTTCCGTGGTCCACGTTGCGCAGAGCAGCGCGTTCGTAGGGAGCCTTGCCGAGGCCCTCCTGGAGAACGACCCCACCATACAGGTGGTTCGCTTCTTCAAGCGGCACCTCGGCATCCCGGAACCCCTCTTCTACGACGAGAAGGGCTCGGGCTGGCTGCCGGAGGCGTTCTCCGCCCTCGTCCTGAAGAAGCTGGTCTTCGATGCCGAGAATGCGTCCTCGGGACGGGTGGAGCGCGCGGTCATCACTGTGCCCGCGCACTTCAACGACCCCCAGCGCAAGGCCCTCCTGAACGCGGCCGCCCTGGCCAAGGTCACGGTGCTGGGCCTTGTCGAGGAGCCGGTGGCGGCGGCGCTGCACTACGGGGTGGAGACCTCCACCCGGGACAAGATCCTCCTCGTCTACGATTTTGGCGGCGGAACCTTCGATGCCACCGCCCTCAGCATGGATGCGAGCGGGGTCTACGTCCTGGCCAAGACTGGCCTCACCGAGCTGGGAGGCAAGGAGATCGATGAGAAGGTTGGGGAGATGGTCCTCAACCAGTTCCAGAAGGCGCTTGGCAAGCCCATCGCAACCGGGGCCCGCACGCTGCTTGACCTGCGACGAGTTTCCGAGGAGATCAAGATCGAGCTCTGCATGCCCGGCAAGAAGGCGGTGCGCAAGCTCGTTCTCCTCGGGGGACAGGCGGTCGAGGTGGAAATCCGCCTGGGCGAGTTTGAGGCCGCCATCAAGGAGATCGTCGACCAGACCGAGGCCGAGACGGTGCGATGCGTTCGGGAGGCAGGGCTTCAGCCGGGGGACGTGAACCACCTGTTGTTGGTGGGTGGCTCCTCGCTCGTGCCCATGGCGGAGGCCCGGCTGCGGCAGATGTTCTCCAAGCCCGGCCAGAATGTGCTCTATCACGAGCCGAGCAAGGCGGTGGCCTACGGAGCCGCCATCCATGCCAGCCAGCTCAGCGGCGAGGCGGAGATGTTCCACATACCCCCCGAGCTGAAGGGGGTGAGCGGGTATCATGTGGGTGTGCGCACCGTGGACCCCGCCAGCGGGCGGGTGGCCGTGGACCCCCTGATCAAGAAGAACATGACCCTGCCCATCAAGGTGCGGAAGACCTACTACACCAGCCGGCCCAAGCAGGAACGCATCGTTCTCGACTTCGTGCAGTACCGCGATGCGGGGGAGAAGCTGGTGAGCCTCGGCCACTTGGTTGTGGGTCCCCTGGGCGCGCCCCGCCAGAACTACCCCGTCGAGCTGACGACCGAGTACCGGGTGGACGGCACCATCGCCGCGGAAGCGTATGATGCGCAGACCGGGATGGAGCTGGCAGCGGTTTTCGGGGGCGACGAGGAAGGGGGGACGGCCAACCTCGCTTTGCAGAAGTCCCTCGTGGATGCCACCGTCATCAACAACATCATCACATGA